The genomic interval TTTTGGATGTGAAGCTCCACagtaaattgaaaaaataaaacatacattttaagtgCTACatctggttagactttcaaaataaatcttgCTGAGAGACAGCTCATAATATGATTTTTGGATTGTTATTAACATTGTCAAACGGACGCAGTTCAGGCACAAAACTACTTCATTAGGCATATGAAAAGGTAATGCTTTTgtctagggttagggttacagtAACACAGATTACAAAATGAAGAACTGGGTAACAACTGCTCCAATGCACAAAGATGAACATTGTTGTAATCATGCATCATCATCTTCACAAGCCAGTTACTATCATTGTGTGGTCCTCAATCATCGCTATTACAAAATacagaacacaaaaacaatttagcCATACTTTTCTTGCTTTTTCCCActcttttatttatctattatcaatttatttgtcatctttgttcactgaaaaacaaagtaCAGCTTAGGGTTGGGCGATATGGCCAAAACTGTTATCGGGGTATGTcagaatgaataaatgacaatCATACAacagaaccaaccaaccaaatggCTTCATGTTAAAACCTGaattaataaaatgataaatatgtaCAACAAATTGTTCTTTTCAAATTTATATTAGTATTATACTGAACTTAAcattgattgaaaaaaataaactaaaaagttaaatgttgagCATCATTATGCTACTGTATCCTGTGAATATTGCACATGCTTGAGCTTGCAGGTAGTTGTTCAGTTCATTTTCATTAGCCtcctgttctgtaagacctgaTGTGGTTCAGACGTGCGACCAGACCACCAACTGTCACCGACACATtttgcgccccccccccccccttgtggcccaattggtgaaaaacgcatgctaaaatgccctcttggttggcaaaacacaccaaactgcccctttggctggttaaaacatgataaactgccctcttgggagccaaaacgcacactaaagtgccctcttcagtggcgaggacacgctgtatgtgcccttttttttcgttttgcccctgccctttaaaaagtctgtgcacgccactgggtAGCCCAACTATTTCTAAATCACCAAAGTGGTGTGACCTTTTAATTGGTACAATTTCTTTGCCTTTGTGAGTTTCCTCGCACTCAGTTTTGCTAGTCGGGTCGCTCATTTTCTTGTGTTGGCTCGACACCGTCATTCTGAGTTGTTGTGAGTAGGAGTGGCCAGAAACATGCATCCACCACAtgcatttgtttctctgctgtgtgcTTGGCTGTTTGTGTAGTGTATTCTAGGTGGAGGAAAACGGACTGTATTGAAAATAGTCATACATTTCTATCATTTTGAAAATTGTCATCATGAAATTGATCGAGATGGTTTTATCCCAGAGCTTCCCCTGGAGATCATAGCTCTGACAGCTTGAAGACGAGTTCAGTTGCAGCAGCTCAACAACAGGCTGGTTTAGTCTATTATGGTGCTATTTGACATTAGTATAAACACTAAACGATACATATTGTTTCATGGTGATCAACTAACTACTGTAAATCCTGAGAGTAAACTGTTCCATTCAAGATGACGTACCCGGTGCTCGTTTTGAAGCTGCTCCTATCatttctattttaatttgttttaatgtgtcttttttctttttttgattctgatatatttagtttttttaatgtactttTTTGCACATGCAAGCAatgataaatatatacataaggTAGATAGTAaagtattttctctctctctctcatatatatatatatatatatatatatatatatatatatatatatatatatattcttttctaCAGAGGAGGGGCAAACGCTGAAACTCATACGTACTTACCTGCAATCAATATTGCCTGTATGTGGGGACCTTCTAATTGGGGAAACCAGGATCCGGAGAGTACCTCTTGGTGCGGTGAACGTCCCCTCGGGTGCCCAGGTCTTAATCAGTAACAACCGCCATGCCTTCACACCATCGACAGCTGAGGATATGAGGCTACGACGCGATGCCCTTCTGGATCAGGTCTTCACATATGATCTTCTCAATCTCAACTGCGAGCACTTTGCCACTTTTGTACGTTATGGAAAGGCTGTCTGCAACCAGGTAAAAATATGTCACTGCAAAAACATCTTGCAGTgtttctcatttattttgtgtatcAGAGTAATTGTGTGCTAtcaaattatgttttattataaaGGGTATGTTCactcaaaaatgtgtaattatttcTTGACCCACAAATTGAAATTCTCTCATCTcctcacccccatgctgataGAAAGTTGGGGGAAGTTTTATTGTCGACAAAAAAATTCTGGAGCTTAACAGCAAAAcacattctcctgaacaaccgAAGTAGCTGAGGACTTGTTTTAATAAACCActgaagaaaacattaaatggctccatacagcttgtccggTGTCCAGATGCGCAATggagcttgtgcacccacttcagacagagtGCGCAccaacacttttagcttagcagctataCAGCATAGACTTCCGCTTATAAAGGGTATAATTAACAATTTTCCAAATCCTTTTGGCATCTCAGGGCTTCCAAAGACTTGGATTTAGCCGgacgagctgtgtggagccgttcagttttttgtgtttttttaatgttttaaaacaagtcctcagCTACTTAAGTTGTTTAGCACAATGCTGCAATTCTGTTTTgctctgaagctccagaaaggtTTTGTTTACTACGAAACTTGAAATTCCATCAGCAGGGAGGAGATCATTACTGAGTTTTAACTTTAGGGGAAACATAATAACTTCACTCTTTAGAGTCAGCAGTAACATAACTTTTGGCCACATCAGACCAAGCAAGCTGTtcataaaaaatttaaaagtgatgatgataataaataatgtttgttgTGCGCTGCTTCAAGTGGCCTGAGGTACATTACATTTTAAGGATTTTGCTGACCATTAATAAGCATTAAGAGACTGTGCTGTCCCTCCTCTAGATTCCTGCAAAATCCAAGAATGTGGAGAACGTGGGGGCGACTGCAACCTTCGAAGGCATTGTCTGCCCCAAAGAAACTGCTGAGAATAATTCTGAATGAGTGACTGTATTTTACGATTTATTAACTAACATAATGCTAAGCAACCTCTTTAGTGGTGGTAGAAATATTAACAACTAGAAATAAACACTATTAAATCTCTCTGTATTCCTCAGACATTCAAGATTGTCTTTGTCGGCACTCTGTATAGCTAGGATGAGGATTTTATTCCAATGCTAGAGTGGAAAATAAGTCCATTAAGACTGCAACaaacattattgttattattatcattattattattgttattattattattatcattattattattattgatattgtTATATCTGTAAAATGCCCATTATGAATTTGAGTCAAAGATGAGATAGTCATATTAGATTTAACCATACGTTTTCTATAAAATATAGAAGGTATTTGGTTACCATTTTACTATATGTGGCAAAAAAAGCAAATCATGGGCGCGCAGGTGGtggagtggttagagcgcatgccatgtacgcagccgaccccgttTCAATTCCGgtcggaggtcctttgctgcatgtcacatccccctctctc from Sparus aurata chromosome 7, fSpaAur1.1, whole genome shotgun sequence carries:
- the LOC115585305 gene encoding phospholipase A and acyltransferase 2-like, encoding MDYQEQVGEIVSTAKFGDLIEFSYPIGYSHWGVYDEDGHVIHFAVAEEGQTLKLIRTYLQSILPVCGDLLIGETRIRRVPLGAVNVPSGAQVLISNNRHAFTPSTAEDMRLRRDALLDQVFTYDLLNLNCEHFATFVRYGKAVCNQIPAKSKNVENVGATATFEGIVCPKETAENNSE